The window CATCAACAGGCTCGCGAGCATCACGAACACCAGCACGAGCCGAACCGGCGCTGTGTCGGGGTCAAACCAGTTGGTCATCCACGTTGTGTAATTCCACGCCCAATACACCGCCACGAGCATGAAAGCCGTCTGGGCGGCGCCCGACCAGTCGAGGTGCACGAGCAGATGGTGCGACAGCTGGGTGACCGCGAAGACGTAGACAAGGTCGAAGAACAGCTCGAAGAACGTCGCGCGTTGCTCGCCCTCGCCCTGGGCGCGGATGATCGGAAGCTCCGGGATGATCGGGCTCGTGGCGGTCGTGACGCCGCGAGGATAAGCAAGCGATCAGGGACGGCACGCCGCGGCACCGCGCAGGACACTGCCCTCGTGGCATCCGGTCGTCGAGAACGCCGAGGTGATTCCGTTGGTCGGCGGCGGTTGTAACGGCGCAGAAACTGACATGCTTGGCCAATGCTGCAGACGAGCTTGCGAGGGGGAGTCGCGGGCGCGGTCGCGACGGTGGTGATGACGCTCGAGCAGCCCATCGACAAACGCCTCTTCGACTCCAGGTACGACGACGTCGAGATACTGGGCAAGCTCGTAACGCGCGGCGACGACTGGCAACCCATTGGCTTCGCGCTCCACGTCCAGAACGGCGCGATCTTCGGCGCCGCATACGCGCGGCTCAAGCCGTCCCTGCCGGGGCCGGCGGTCCTGCGCGGCCTGCTGGTGGGCCTCATCGAGCACGTCGCGACCTGGCCGATGGTCGCGCTGGTCGACCGCTACCACCCCGCCCGCAAGGAGCTGCCGAAGCTCGCCGGCAACCCCCGAGCCTTCGGCCAGGCGACGATCCGCCACGCAGTGTTCGGCATCGTCCTCGGGCTCCTCGAGGACGCGCTGAATGACCGCAGCGCATAGCTCACGTTGTAGCTCCCTGAGCTCGCTTCACGCGAAAGCAGAAGCAAGGCTTCAGCCCCTCCCTCCGTCTTAGCGCCCATTTCGGGCTCGCAAACTTTGCTCTCCAGAGTTACGCTCTGCTGATGGCGGCCGCGGCGACATTAGTCATGTGGTTTCACCTCCGCTCGCCGGAGCTGGCCGAGGAATTTGAGCGTCTGATGGCCAGCGATCGGGACATCGTCCATGGCTCGCTGGACACGATGCCGGATTGGCAATTGACGCGGCCGATGGATGTCCCGGGACAGGCGATTGACGCAGCCGATTACGTGCTGATCGCGGAGATCGTCAACATCGAGCGCTGGCAGCAGCAAGCGGAGCAACGGGTCCAGGGCTTGGCGGATGACTTGGAGCATCTGGTGTCCAGCCGGAGGATGCTGGTCCTCGAACGCCTCCTTTGAAAATAGGTTTCAGTTCTGACGTCGTTTCTGCTTTGCGCGAGAAGCGGACGCTAGTTCGAAGCGTGCTGCTTTCCATGCATAGCGGCGCTTATCGCGGCAATGCCTTTGCGCTTTTTCCTCTCGTGTGAAAGCGGAACGGTCCTATCCAGCCGGGGTAGGCAGCTCGAGTGGGGGCAGCCGCATCAACGTGGCCCGCATTGCCTCCGCCTGCTTAAATGGATCCGGCTTGAGGTTGGGGGGCATGAAGAGGGTCAGTGGGGCCATCTTGGCGGCGATCGGGCTGACGTCCGGGATCCTCGCGGCACCGGCGCCGGCGCACGACCAGGTCAGGTGGATGGAGGGCTTCGACGCGGCGGCCACGCCCGACCGCTTCGACAGGGTCGGCGTCCTGAAGATCGGCCCGCCGACGGCCAAGAACGTGCTGGTCCTGAACCCGGGCACATCCGCCGGCTCAGCCTATTTCGGGCCGCTCGCGAGGACCCTGGTCCAGCGGTTGAAAGGCTGGCAGGTGTGGTCAGTGGAGCGGCGCGAGAACCTGCTCGAGGACCAATCGGTGCTCCAGCGGGCCAAGGAGGGGACGGTCACCCCTCAGCGCCTGTTCGACTACTACCTGCGCTGGCTGACCGACTCGTCGATCACGAACCACTTCCGGCTCATCCCGGACTCGGAGGTCGGCTTCGCGCGCCAGTGGGGGATGCGCGTGGAGATCGGCGACCTGAGGCGCGTGGTCCAGGCCGCCCGCCAGGAGGGCCGCAGGGTGGTCCTTGGTGGCCACTCCCTCGGCGGCTCGATCACCACTGCCTACGCTACGTGGGACTTCCACGGCACGCCCGGCGTCAACGGGCTGTCAGGCCTGGTGTACGTCGACGGGGGGAGCAACCCGACTCCGGTGACCCGCCAGGAGGCCGAGCAGTCGCTCGACGACCTGCAGTCCGGGTCGCCGTGGCTCGCATTCGGCGGCATCCCGGCCCCCTTTGCGGGGCTGTTCGCATCCGGAGGCTCCACCCTGGCCCGGATCGACCCGAACGGACCGGCGATCGCGCAGTCGTTTCCGCTGCTGCCGGCCAATCTGAAGCCGCCGGTCCCTGCCACCAACCTCGCCCAGTGGGGCTACGCATCCGACACCGAGACCTCGCCTCCAAACGTCGCCGCCTTTCAAGCTCACGTCGGGCGGCTGGCGGCAAGCGGCGACCGACGCGGCTGGAACCAGGCGGGCGAGATCACCCCGATCGCGCGGTACGCGAGGATGTTCTCCGGGACCTGGGTCGTGGACGCCGACGGCGTCGCCTGGTATCACCCGCTGCGCCTGACGATCGACGCTGGAGCGGTGGCCGCGGGCAACCCGAATCCCGCCCAGCAGGTCCTCCTCGTCAACGCTGTCCACGGCGATCAGATCGACGTCCCGATCTACGCGTTCGCGGCCTCCCTCGGAGGCGCGCGCGTTCTGGACGCGGCTCGGGCGCTGGCTCAGCAGTCGGGTCTGCCTGCCAGCAAGCTGACGCTCGTCAACCGCCAGAACACCTACGCGCACAACGATCCCGCGGGCGCGTTCCCCGGGAACGCCTTCCTCGACCGGCTGGTGCCCTTCCTACAGGGAATCGGCCGGTGAGGGCCCCGTGTCGACCCACGAGCCGATCGATCAGCTCGCCTACTTCACGACACGGATCAGCTTCTTGTTGACGAACTCCTCGACGCCGTAACGGCCGAGCTCTCGGCCGAAGCCCGACCGCTTCACCCCTCCGAAGGGCAGCTCGGCCCCGTCGAGGCCCACCCCGTTGACGAAGACCATGCCCGTATCGAGGCTGTCGGCCACCCGCATGGCCTGCTCGGGATCGTCGGAGAAGACGTATGAGCCCAGCCCGTACGGCGTGTCGTTTGCCAGCTCGACCGCATCCTCCTCGGAGCCGACCCGGTAGACGCTCGCGACGGGTCCGAAGAACTCCTCGCGGTAGGCGTCGTTGTCCGGCGTGATGCCAGTCAGCACCGTGGCCGGGAACCAGTTGTCCTTCCGCTCGCCGCCGAGCACGACCTCGGCCCCCTGAGCCACTGCGCGGTCGAGCTGATCCTGCAGTCGCTCGGCCGCGGTCGCCGAGGAGAGCGGACCGATCTCGGTGCCCTCCTTGGTCGGGTCGCCCGGCTCGGCGGCCTTCATCCTCTCGGTGAACTTCTCGACGAAGTCGTCGTAGAGCTCGTCGGCGACGATGAAGCGCTTGGCACCGTTGCAGGACTGGCCGGTGTTGTCGAGGCGAGCGTCGACGGCGGCTGTGACCGCGCCGTCAAGGTCCTCGGCCCCGAGCAGGATGAACGGGTCCGAGCCGCCCATTTCGAGTACGACCTTCTTCAGGTTGCGGCCCGCGATCTCGGCGACGGCCGTGCCCGCCCGCTCTGAGCCCGTCAGCGAAACGCCCCGGATCCGCGGATCGGCGAGGATCTCGGCGATCTGCTCGTTCGAGGCGAGGATCGTCTGATAGGCGCCCGCGGGGAAGCCGGCATCCTCGATCATCGACTGGATGGCCTCGGCCGACGCCGGGCACTGGGGGGCCGGCTTCAGCAGGATCGTGTTCCCCACAATCAGGTTCGGGCCGGCGAAACGAGCCACCTGGTAGTAGGGGAAGTTCCATGGCATGATCCCCAGCAGCGGGCCCATCGCGGTCTTGCGAACCAGGGCCGTCCCCTCGCCGGCCAGCAGCGGGATGGGCTCGTCAGCGAGGAAGTCCTCCGCGTTGTCGGCGTAGTAGCTGTAGATCGCCTCGCAGAAGTCGACCTCGCCGAGGGCCTGCTCGATCGGCTTTCCCATCTCCTGCACCGCGATCTCGGCAAGCTCCTCCCGGCGCTCGGAGTGCAGCTCGGCGACCCGCTTGATCAGCGCGGCCCGCTCGGACACGGATGTTCCGGCGGACCAGTTCCTGTGGGTCCCGTCGGCCTTCGCGACGGCCGCGAAGAGATCAGCGTCCGAGATCTGCGGATACTCCTTGACGTGCTCGCCGGTTGCGGGATTGACGACCGCGTAACCGCTCACGTGCTCTCCTCTCTCACGCGCAGCTCGGCGATCGCCTCGGCAGCCGTCAGGACCCGGCCGAAGTTCGGATCGAGGTTCGCCGCCGTGACCCGAGCGAGCTCGTCGGCGGCGATCGTGCCCCCCTCCTGGTCGTCGAGGTCGAAGGTGTGCGTTGCGTCAAGCGCAAAGCTCATCTCGAAGCCGAGGTTGGCGCCCACCCGGGCGGTGGTCTCGCAGCACATGTTCGTCTGGATGCCGCAGACAACGATGCCCTCGATCCCATTCTCGGTGAGCCAGCGCTCGAGGTCCGGGTCACCGTGAAAGGCCGAGTGAACCGTCTTCGAGACCAGCAGGTCCGGCTCGCCCTCCATCACATCCTTGAACGCGTTGCCCGCCTCAGACTGCTCCTCGCTGAAGTCGTCACGCACGAACACCACCGGCTGGCCCTGGTCGCGCCAGGACCGGATCAGGTGCGCCACGTTGCGCTCGCAGTCGGGGTTGTTGCGGCGGCCCCAATAGCTGGCGTCGTCGAACGCCTTCTGCACGTCCACGACGACCAGAGCGGTGTGAGCGGGCATGGCCCCAGACTAGCGCTGCGCCGCGCGACGCGGATTCCCTCCTCCGACATCGCCCGCCAAGTATCTCGCGGTGCTCACCGTGTCGCTTCCATGCAAAGCAGGAGCATCCGCGATCACAATGAGAGCCTCGACGTAGCTTCGGCAAGGAGGTAGCCGTGACTGAGCAAACGCCACGCATAGATTTCGAGAACCTGCCGGCGCCGAGCGAAGGCTTCCTCGTGACACTGTTCATCACGGTGCGAAGCGTTGCCCGGTCCCGTGCTTTCTACTCGGAGGTTCTGGGCGGCCAGGTTGTGCTGGAGGAGAACCCGTGCATGGTCAAACTCTCCAACTCGTGGGTGATCATGAACCCGGGCGGCGGCCCCACCCCCGACAAGCCGGACATCTCAGTCGTCAACTACGAGTTCGACAACACGATCTCCGCCTTCATGAACCTGCGCGTAGCCGATATCCAGGCGTGCTATGAGGAGTGGAGCTCGAGGGGGGCCGAGTTTGTGACGCCGCCGATCGATCGCGGTGCTGAGATTCGCTGCTACATGCGGGACCCCGACGGCTACCTGATCGAGGTCGGCCAGTCCACGGGGCTGCTCGCCGGCAAGCTCGCCAAGAAGCGGCCGGAGGATCTACCGGGCTAGGACGCAGGTGGGTGGCTTTAGGCCTCCCCCGTTCACTCGGCGAGCGCCTTTAGCAAGGTTCGTGCGCCGTAGCTGCCGCGGTGGACGATGCCGTCGATGAACAGTGTCGGGGTTCCTCTGACCTCCCCCGTAGCCGACCCGCTCTCAACGTCTCGGCGGATGCGCTCTGACACGCCGGCGCTGTTCCGAGCCTGGTCGAACCGAGCTATGTCGAGCCCGAGTTCTGCCGCATACCGGCGCAAGTCATCGTCTTCGAGCGCCTTCTGTCGATGAAACAGCAACTCGTGCATATCCCAGAACCGATCCTGGACCGACGCTGCCTCCGCAGCGGCGGATGCGGAGAGGGCGTGGGGATGAATCTCGGTCAGCGGAAAGTGCCGAAAGGCGAACCGAACCTTCTCGCCGAGTCGACGCTCGACGCGCTCGATTTCCCGGAACGCCTGGCGCGAATATGGACACTCATAGTCGCCGTATTCGAGGATCACGCGCGCGCCGGCTGCGCCGCGAACGTGATCCACCGCCTCGTCAAGCGGCTGCAGGTCAGCCATCGCTGACCTCACGTCGCGGAGGCAGCCTTCTTGATGAGGTCGGCGACTGCTGCCGGCTGTGAGACATAGACGGAATGGCTGGCCGCAGCCTCCTCAACGGTTGCGCCCGCTCGTCCGGACATCTCGCGCTGGGCGGGGGGAGGGATCATCCGATCCTCCGTCGTGAGCAGATACCAGCTCGGCTTGCTGCCCCACGCGGCCTCGCTGATTGTGCCTCCTAGCGCGTCCACTCCCCACGGCAGCTGCGAGTCAGCCATGAACGCGGCCAGGTCTGGGTCCACGTCGCCCGCGAATGAATCGGGGAACTTCTCCCGGTCGAGGAGAAGGAATCCATCCTGAGGCGGGAGGATCGGCGGCTGGGGCCCGTCCTGGGGAAAGCCCTCGATCAGGGTGTTCACCGACTCGCCCTTGTCCGGGACGAAGGCCGCGATGTAGACGAGCGCCGCCACGTTGGGGTCGTTGCCGGCCTCGGTGATCACCGCTCCGCCATAGGAATGTCCGACGAGGATGACCGGCTCGCTCTGCGCGTTGATGACGCGCTTGGTCGCGGCCGCGTCGTCTTCCAGCGAAAGCGTCGGATGCTGGACGACGCTGACCTGATAGCCGTCCTTCGTCAGAGCGTTGGAGACACCCTGCCAGCCTGAGCCGTCGACGAAACCGCCATGGACGAGGACAACGGTCTTTGATGCCATGGGGATCTCCCTTCCCGTGTTGTTGGCGGTTTCATCCTAACCCTGCCTGGAGCAGGGTCGGGATCGTCAACGCAGGAGGTCGCTGGCGCTAGTCAGCCCACCAGTCGCGCTGGCCCTCGACGTCTTCGCGCCGAGCGTCGCCGAGGCTGGGCGCGCCAAAGACGATGATCTCGAGGCCCTCCGGCCCGGCCTCGTAGCCTCGCCACGTCCCGGGCGGGACGTGCACCGCGTCCCACTCCTTGAGCTCGACGATCTCGTCGTCGAGCTTCATCCGCCCGCTACCGCGCACGACCACGTAGACCTCCTCCTGCTTCTTGTGCGTGTGGCCGTACGGAAAGCGGTAGCCGGCCGGGACGCGCTGGAGGCTCAGGCCGGATTGCTCGAGCTCGAGCGCGTCGGTCGCCAAGCGGAACTCCAGGTCTGGCGCGCCGTCGAACCTGGACCCGACGTCCTCCAGGTCCTCCTTGAGGTTCCTGAGCGTGAACGGCACGGCCGCAATCCTATGCGTGCCCCACCTGGATCGTGACCCACTTCCGAAGCGAGATCTTCGAACAGCCACGGTGAGCATGGCAAGCGGGCTACGCTGGGCATCGTGAAGCACTACGACGCCATCGTCGTCGGCGCTCGCTGCGCAGGCTCGTCGCTGGCCATCGGACTCGCGAGACGCGACTGGAAGGTGCTGGTGATCGACCGCGACAGATTCCCGAGCACCACCATCTCCACGCACGGAATCTGGCCCAACGGGGTTGCCAGGCTCAGCGAGCTCGGCATCCTGGACCAGCTTCTCTCCGCCCACGAGGTGCCGATGTACGAGAGTGTCATCCGGGGACTCGGACACGAGGCCCGTGGCGGGTTCACCGCCGTCGGAGGCTTCGATCGCGCGCTCGCCCCGCGTCGGATCGTCCTCGATCAGGCGGGCATCGAGGCGGCCACGGCCGCCGGCGCGACAGTCGAGCCCGAGACCAAGGTCGTGGACCTTTTGGGAGTCGGATCGGATGAAGATCCGGTTCGGGGCGTGGTCCTCGAAGACGGGCGACGGATCCACGCACCGTGGGTATTCGGCGCCGACGGTCGGGGTTCCACGGTTGCCCGCGCGCTCGGCATCCCCAAGGAGCGTCCGTTGCGCGGGGAGATGTCGATGGCTTATGGCTACTGGCGGGGCATCCCGGACGACGGCTACGGCTGCTTTCACATCGAGGTGGGCAGGGTCCTGACCAGCGTTCCGGTCGAGGACGGGCTCCATCTGCTGATCGCGGCGGGTCCACCCGAGATGGTCCACGGAACGCAGGAGGAGCGCCGCACGAGGTACCTCGAGTTCGTGCGCAGTTTTTCGGAGGCGCTCAACCCCGAGGTGCTCGACCGCGCTTCGCTCGTCACCGAGGTCGCATACGCACCGGAGCCCCTCATGCGGGGATTCTTCAGGCGACCGAGCGGACCCGGCTGGGCCCTATTGGGGGACGCGTGCCATTTCAAGCATCCCGGTACCGCACAGGGGATAGGGGACGCGCTCGAACAGGGCGTCTATCTAGCGGAGTCCTTGTCGAATGCCGACGGAAGCCTCGACGACTACGAGGAGTGGCGCGACGCCCGCGCCGCTGAGCACTATGAGTGGTCGTTCGCCTGGGGGCGATTTCCGCGGCCCGAGCACGAGCCGATCTTTCGCGGCTGGGCGACCGACCCCGACGCCGGGCGGGACCTCCGCGACTGCTTCAGCCGACTCGTGGAGCCCTCGGTGGTGATGAGCGATGAACGGCTCGCGCGCTGGTTCGGTGGGGTCCAAGCAGCTAGCTGAAGCCGGCTAGCCGCCTGGCGGGTCCTACCCCGCCTCCTCGCGGGCCGCTGCCACGTTGAGATTCCTTTCCGGCTCTACGAGATCAGGCCGCGAACGACGGGCGCGGCTAGGGAGCGTCCGGAGAGCTGTCGACCGCCGTGTTATTGGTCAGCCGCCACTGCGCGCCGCTGGCGTTTATCGCGTAGATCTCCGAGTCGCCGTCACCGTTGCTCACGAAGTCGATCTTCCCGGCGACCTTCGCATGCGCGGAGAAGGAAGGCTCGCCCTCAACCGCCGGATTGCTCGTCAGCCGCGTCCGGGTGCTTCCGTTGATCAGATAGATGTCGCCGTTGCCGGTCCGCCCACTCGCGAAGGCGATCTTGTTGCCGTCGGGCGACCAGTCGGGGGCGCTGTCGACGGCCGCGGCCGAAGTCCGCTGCACTTGGGCCGTGCCGTCGGCGTTCATCACGTAGATGTCACCGTTGCCGGTCCGCCTGCTCGTGAAGGCGATCTTCGTCCCGTCGGGCGACCAGGCGGGAGAGCGGTCGGCGGCGTCGTTCGTGGTCAACCGCACCTGGTCGGTGCCGTCGGCGTTCATCACGTAGATATCGCCGTTGCCAGTCCGCTTGCTCGTGAAAGCGATCTTCGTCCCGTCGGGCGACCAGGCTGGTTGGGTGTCAACTGCGGCGCCGGTCGTCAGCTGGTCCCGGGCGGTACCGGTGGCGTCCATCGAGTAGATGTCCCAGTTGCCGTCGCGGTTGCTCGCGAAGGCGATCTTGCCGGCCGCGGTGAAGAAGGCAGGCTCGCCGTCGACCGCGTTGCTGGTCGTCAGCCGCGTCTGGGTGCTGCCTTCCATCAGGTAGATGTCGCCGTTGCCGGTTCGATCGCTCGCGAACGTGATCTGACACACCACGGTCAGCTTCTCGCAGGCGCTGCTTTCGTTGGTCCACTTCGACGGGTTGTCACTCGTGTAGAACGCCTGGAACGACAGCGTCGTCGGCGAATTGATCGGCCCGTAGCTGTGCGTCTGCTCGGCGATGCCGGAGCCGTTCACCTGGACGGTCTCGGTGTCGGCCGGCGTGCCGGTGCAGTCGTCGGACGTGAACTGCTGGAACTCCACGCTACCCGTCGGCGTTCCGTTGGTGGTGCCCCCGACGGTGGCCGAGTCGTGAACGGTCGCACCCACCGTGGCCTTGAAGTTCGGGTACGCCGGGTCGAACGGCACTGGCGAGTGATCCGGGAAGTGAAGAGCCGTCGTCACGTCGGGCGTCTCAGGGGGCGTGACCCCCTTGGGCAGAACGAAACACGTACCCGGGTTGCCGCCGTAGAGGTCATTGCACTCGGCGGCGTCGTTGATGTGGAGAACGATGGTCTGGTTCTGCGGAACGCCGCCGGTCCAGGTGGCGGTACCCATGGTGATATCAAGTGTGCCATCCAGTGGGATGTTGCTCCCGTTGCCGCCGCCGGATGGACGCTCGAATGAGAAGTTGTCGAAACTCGGTGGATCTACCCAGGGAGAGCTGTCGGCACCTATGGCTGACGGCGCAACGGTGTCGGGCCCCACCGAGCCGGGGTAGACGCAGTATGCGATGAGCCCCGGTATTCCACCTGTCGGGCTGCGGTCGACGAGCGAATCGAACTTGTAGGTCGCCGTGTTGACGCTCGTCGTAAACGAAGCTCCGACGAGATCCGACGGGAGGCGATTTCCAACGCTGTTGCTGGTCGGACACCCGTTTTCGTCGGCAACGGCAGGCGCGGCGCTGATGAGCGCCACCAGCGCGGACATCGCCGTCAGCGCGCTGAACGCGCCAAGCACGGAGCGTGCCTTACGGACCGTCTTGAGATTGCACTCCCTTCCGCTGGCGCGCTGGCCGTACTTGAACCTGAGTGATCGCACAATCTCCCCCTCGTACTTTGGACGGTCCGGTCCGGTCCATTACCGACGCCTTCGCACCGACCCTATAGTCGAAGGCCCGGCGCAGTCAAGCCCCCTCACAGAAAGCAGGTACTCGTGAGCCAGCCGCGCTCCTCTCCGGCTCAGCTCGCTCAGCGGGTTCACAGCGCTTTCATCTCGCCGAACTAGCTTCGGCGCGAAATGGCCGATCCAAAAAGGAGAGCGATCATGAGTACGAAGACGGGAATCGGGATTCGAGCACGAGGACTGGTCGCGCTCGCCGGCGCCGCGGCGGTGGTTGCGGCGATGCTGGTTGGCATCAAACCCGCTGACGCGGCGTCGACCGCAAACGCCTCGGCGAAGATCAGGTCGGGTGCGGGGCAAGGATGGCCGCGGACACTTCGGCCGAGCGATTTCGTCGCCAAGGTCGACAACCCCCGGTTCCCACTGAAGCCGGGCAGCAGATGGCACTACCGCGGCGTCGACAGCGGTGGCCGCTTCACGGACAACATGCATGTCACGCACAGGACCAAGCGAATCCTGGGCGTCCGCACAACGGTCGTCCGCGACCTGGTCTTCAAACACGGCAAGCCGCGCGAGGTCACAAGCGACTGGTACGCGCAGGATCGCCACGGAAACGTCTGGTACTTCGGCGAGAACACCAAAGAGCTCAACCGCCACGGCAACATCACCAGCCGCGAGGGCTCCTGGAAGGCCGGACGGGACGGCGCTCGCCCGGGAGTCCTCTTCCCCGGACATCCACGTGTCGGCCTGACGGCTCGCCAGGAGTTCTACAAGGGCCACGCCGAGGATCACTTCAAGATCCTGGACCGCCACGCCTCCGTTTCGGTGCCCTTCGTCTCGAGCGATAACTCGGTGAAGACCAAGGAGTGGACACCGCTCGAGCCGGGTGTCGTCGAGCACAAGTACTACGCACGCGGGGTTGGCGACGTCAAGGAGGTCACGGTCAAGGGGCCACGGGAGCGCCTGCGCCTGGTCTCCTTCCACAGGGGCTGAGGAAAATTCGGGACATGACGGCCCCGCGATCGCGGGGCCGTCAGCCTTGACCAAATACTTAACCGGCCTTGATCCGCCGGCAAGGTCGGCGCGCGACGATCGTGACGCCAAACCAGGAATGGAGGCTCACGATGAGAGCACCCAGAAGCAAGCGCTACCGGCCACGCGAGCCTTGGCGCCTGTTTCGCGATCTCCGGGCGACTCCAGGGTCTGGGGCGCCGCGGGCGGCGATCAATAGTCGGATCGGCCGCAGGCAGCTTTCTCGAGTCCGCGCCGAGCTCGCCCGCACCCGCAGCGGCCGAGGGTTCGGACCTCGAACCATGCCCCGACCACGGCGGCCGCCGTCGTCCTAACCAAGGAGGCGAAGACATGATGAGAAAACGGCTTTCGCTCACAGTCCTTCCCGCTGGCCTCATGGCCCTCATGGCGCTCGCCGGTTGTGGCGGGAGCAGCAGCGCTAGCACGAACAGCAGCAGCGCAACGGGGAGCGGCGCGGCGACAATCGACGTCGCCAAGAACGCTCAGCTCGGCCAGATCCTCACCGACAGCAACAGCAACACCGTCTACATGTTCGCCAAGGACACCAATGGGAAATCCGAATGCACCGGCTCATGCGCCAGTGTGTGGCCGCCCGTGACAACGAGCGGGCAACCGAATGCCGGCAACGGCGTGGTTGCCTCGAAGCTGGGAACGACCATGCGCAGCGACGGATCGACCCAGGTCACCTACGCCGGGCACCCGCTGTACACGTACACCGCTGACGGGAGCCCCGGTGACACGAACGGCAATGGCATCAACGAGTTCGGGGGCTTGTGGTACGCAGTGCAACCGGATGGCTCGCAGGCTCCGGCGAGTGGCTCGGCCAGCAGCGGCTCGACCACAGGCGGTGGCTCGACCACAGGCGGCGGCTCCACCACCGGCGGCTCCTCGGGTGGAGGCTACGGCTACTGAGGAACAGCAGAAGATCGCCGTAGGCGTGGCGAGACTCGAATCGCCTGCCAGGCTCCTGCTCCCAGTCGGCGTCGCCCTGGCCATCGCGGGGGGTTTCTACGCCTTCGGCACCCAGCACGTTCCCGACTATTCGGGCACGGCCCTGTTCGGACGCACGGCCACCGAGACTCTGCCGCTCAAGTCCTGGCTGGCGACGGGCCTGCTGGCACTCGCAGCGTCGCAGCTCGGATTGGCGCTGTGGATGTACGGCAGGCTCCCGCGCATCGCCGTCGCCGGGCCCCGGACGGGCAGTACCCATCGAGCCGTCGGGGTCGTGGCCCTGCTCGTCAGCTTGCCGATCGCCTACCACTGCGCCTTCGCGTACGGCGTGAAGACGGACATCG of the Solirubrobacterales bacterium genome contains:
- a CDS encoding DUF6789 family protein, whose amino-acid sequence is MLQTSLRGGVAGAVATVVMTLEQPIDKRLFDSRYDDVEILGKLVTRGDDWQPIGFALHVQNGAIFGAAYARLKPSLPGPAVLRGLLVGLIEHVATWPMVALVDRYHPARKELPKLAGNPRAFGQATIRHAVFGIVLGLLEDALNDRSA
- a CDS encoding NAD-dependent succinate-semialdehyde dehydrogenase — translated: MSGYAVVNPATGEHVKEYPQISDADLFAAVAKADGTHRNWSAGTSVSERAALIKRVAELHSERREELAEIAVQEMGKPIEQALGEVDFCEAIYSYYADNAEDFLADEPIPLLAGEGTALVRKTAMGPLLGIMPWNFPYYQVARFAGPNLIVGNTILLKPAPQCPASAEAIQSMIEDAGFPAGAYQTILASNEQIAEILADPRIRGVSLTGSERAGTAVAEIAGRNLKKVVLEMGGSDPFILLGAEDLDGAVTAAVDARLDNTGQSCNGAKRFIVADELYDDFVEKFTERMKAAEPGDPTKEGTEIGPLSSATAAERLQDQLDRAVAQGAEVVLGGERKDNWFPATVLTGITPDNDAYREEFFGPVASVYRVGSEEDAVELANDTPYGLGSYVFSDDPEQAMRVADSLDTGMVFVNGVGLDGAELPFGGVKRSGFGRELGRYGVEEFVNKKLIRVVK
- a CDS encoding isochorismatase family protein, translating into MPAHTALVVVDVQKAFDDASYWGRRNNPDCERNVAHLIRSWRDQGQPVVFVRDDFSEEQSEAGNAFKDVMEGEPDLLVSKTVHSAFHGDPDLERWLTENGIEGIVVCGIQTNMCCETTARVGANLGFEMSFALDATHTFDLDDQEGGTIAADELARVTAANLDPNFGRVLTAAEAIAELRVREEST
- a CDS encoding VOC family protein — translated: MTEQTPRIDFENLPAPSEGFLVTLFITVRSVARSRAFYSEVLGGQVVLEENPCMVKLSNSWVIMNPGGGPTPDKPDISVVNYEFDNTISAFMNLRVADIQACYEEWSSRGAEFVTPPIDRGAEIRCYMRDPDGYLIEVGQSTGLLAGKLAKKRPEDLPG
- a CDS encoding DsbA family protein gives rise to the protein MADLQPLDEAVDHVRGAAGARVILEYGDYECPYSRQAFREIERVERRLGEKVRFAFRHFPLTEIHPHALSASAAAEAASVQDRFWDMHELLFHRQKALEDDDLRRYAAELGLDIARFDQARNSAGVSERIRRDVESGSATGEVRGTPTLFIDGIVHRGSYGARTLLKALAE
- a CDS encoding alpha/beta hydrolase, with translation MASKTVVLVHGGFVDGSGWQGVSNALTKDGYQVSVVQHPTLSLEDDAAATKRVINAQSEPVILVGHSYGGAVITEAGNDPNVAALVYIAAFVPDKGESVNTLIEGFPQDGPQPPILPPQDGFLLLDREKFPDSFAGDVDPDLAAFMADSQLPWGVDALGGTISEAAWGSKPSWYLLTTEDRMIPPPAQREMSGRAGATVEEAAASHSVYVSQPAAVADLIKKAASAT
- a CDS encoding cupin domain-containing protein, whose amino-acid sequence is MPFTLRNLKEDLEDVGSRFDGAPDLEFRLATDALELEQSGLSLQRVPAGYRFPYGHTHKKQEEVYVVVRGSGRMKLDDEIVELKEWDAVHVPPGTWRGYEAGPEGLEIIVFGAPSLGDARREDVEGQRDWWAD
- a CDS encoding NAD(P)/FAD-dependent oxidoreductase → MKHYDAIVVGARCAGSSLAIGLARRDWKVLVIDRDRFPSTTISTHGIWPNGVARLSELGILDQLLSAHEVPMYESVIRGLGHEARGGFTAVGGFDRALAPRRIVLDQAGIEAATAAGATVEPETKVVDLLGVGSDEDPVRGVVLEDGRRIHAPWVFGADGRGSTVARALGIPKERPLRGEMSMAYGYWRGIPDDGYGCFHIEVGRVLTSVPVEDGLHLLIAAGPPEMVHGTQEERRTRYLEFVRSFSEALNPEVLDRASLVTEVAYAPEPLMRGFFRRPSGPGWALLGDACHFKHPGTAQGIGDALEQGVYLAESLSNADGSLDDYEEWRDARAAEHYEWSFAWGRFPRPEHEPIFRGWATDPDAGRDLRDCFSRLVEPSVVMSDERLARWFGGVQAAS
- a CDS encoding DUF6529 family protein — its product is MARLESPARLLLPVGVALAIAGGFYAFGTQHVPDYSGTALFGRTATETLPLKSWLATGLLALAASQLGLALWMYGRLPRIAVAGPRTGSTHRAVGVVALLVSLPIAYHCAFAYGVKTDIDTRVAVHSLAGCFLYGAIAAKVIVVRWRRLPGWALPLAGGTLVGLVAVLWYTSAFWYFNDYSLPSF